A single genomic interval of Paracoccus aerodenitrificans harbors:
- a CDS encoding PepSY domain-containing protein yields the protein MIRTLHRWPGLLALALVTILSLSGAALSVFPAVERITAPQVETGLTVATLADRIQVVYPGVEQIRRSPSGRITAYWFDQGAPGAAVIDPATGAGVASADPNQALRWLTNFHRSLFLGDGGRIAMAAGAAAMLVLSLSGAVLVARRAGGWRHWFAPLRGPLAGRLHVEIARIAVIGLVLSSTTALWMTASTFDLLPDGGVLPADPTEVSGEIGFALDQMATLLQTPVAELRELSFPYPGDATDVFTLKTDRGTGYLDQGTGALMAWADLTGWERVSETIYMLHTGQGAATLGLVLGMMALGVPAMGVTGVLIWFAGRRGRPRIRGNQPAGRAETILLVGSEGGSTWGFAATLHAALTAAGQGVHVGPMSGFAPERYARAERIIVLAATYGDGAAPASAKGFLDRLNALDGAPDIPMAVLGFGDRSFPAYCAFAKDVAAAAQAKDWPELLPLDAIDRQSPQDFARWGRALGEALSISLELSHQPVSPRTETLTLVSRRNYRAEMQAGAAILRFALPRATLWQRLTGAGFARFQAGDLIGVLPQGSAVPRLYSLASGRRDGFVEIVVRKHPGGLASGQLTALEPGARVTAFLRRNPGFHADRGRTPLILIGAGTGIGPLAGFIRGNARHRPVHLFFGMRHADSDFFYGEEMPGWQAEGRLTRLVTAVSRGARRSYVQDALRADAAQVARLICDGARVMVCGGRDMATGVSDALAEILAPAGLTPAVLKAEGRYVEDVY from the coding sequence ATGATCCGTACACTCCATCGCTGGCCGGGTCTTCTGGCACTCGCGCTCGTCACGATCCTGAGCCTGAGCGGCGCTGCGCTCTCGGTCTTTCCGGCAGTCGAGCGCATCACCGCGCCGCAGGTGGAGACTGGCCTGACAGTCGCCACCCTCGCGGACCGCATCCAGGTCGTCTATCCGGGCGTCGAGCAGATCCGGCGGTCGCCCTCCGGTCGGATCACCGCCTATTGGTTCGATCAGGGCGCGCCTGGTGCTGCCGTGATCGACCCGGCGACGGGCGCGGGCGTTGCCTCGGCCGACCCGAACCAAGCCCTTCGCTGGCTCACCAACTTTCATCGCTCGCTCTTCCTCGGGGATGGCGGGCGCATCGCCATGGCCGCCGGGGCCGCAGCGATGCTGGTCCTCTCGCTCTCGGGTGCTGTGCTGGTCGCGCGGCGGGCGGGGGGATGGCGGCACTGGTTCGCGCCTCTGCGCGGACCGCTCGCGGGCCGGCTGCACGTCGAGATCGCCCGGATCGCCGTCATCGGCCTCGTTCTGTCCTCCACCACCGCCCTCTGGATGACAGCTTCCACCTTCGATCTTCTGCCGGACGGTGGCGTCCTGCCGGCTGATCCCACCGAAGTGAGCGGAGAGATTGGGTTCGCTCTCGATCAGATGGCCACGCTGCTGCAGACCCCCGTCGCCGAGCTGCGCGAACTGAGCTTTCCCTATCCCGGCGATGCGACGGACGTGTTCACACTGAAGACCGACCGGGGCACCGGCTATCTTGACCAGGGAACCGGCGCGCTCATGGCATGGGCCGACCTGACCGGGTGGGAGCGCGTCTCGGAAACCATTTACATGCTGCACACGGGGCAGGGGGCCGCGACGCTCGGCCTTGTGCTCGGGATGATGGCGCTCGGAGTGCCGGCGATGGGCGTGACCGGCGTCCTGATCTGGTTTGCCGGGCGGCGCGGGCGGCCGCGCATCCGCGGCAACCAGCCCGCGGGCCGTGCCGAGACGATCCTTCTTGTCGGCAGCGAGGGTGGCAGCACCTGGGGCTTCGCCGCGACCCTGCATGCCGCGCTGACGGCAGCGGGGCAGGGCGTCCATGTTGGCCCGATGTCGGGCTTCGCGCCAGAGCGCTACGCCCGAGCCGAGCGCATCATCGTGCTCGCCGCGACCTATGGCGACGGGGCTGCGCCGGCCTCGGCGAAGGGCTTCCTCGACCGGTTGAACGCCCTCGACGGAGCGCCGGATATTCCCATGGCTGTGCTTGGTTTCGGAGATCGGAGTTTTCCGGCCTATTGCGCCTTTGCCAAGGACGTTGCGGCAGCAGCGCAAGCGAAGGACTGGCCGGAGCTTCTGCCGCTTGACGCAATCGACCGCCAGTCCCCGCAGGATTTCGCGCGCTGGGGCCGCGCTCTTGGCGAGGCGCTTAGCATCTCTCTCGAGCTTTCTCACCAGCCCGTCTCGCCGCGCACCGAAACATTGACCCTCGTCTCGCGGCGCAACTACAGGGCCGAGATGCAGGCGGGGGCCGCGATCCTGCGCTTCGCCCTGCCGCGCGCGACGCTGTGGCAGCGGCTGACCGGGGCGGGTTTCGCACGGTTTCAGGCGGGCGACCTGATCGGTGTCCTGCCGCAGGGCAGCGCCGTGCCACGTCTCTACTCGCTGGCCTCGGGTCGCCGCGACGGCTTCGTGGAGATCGTTGTGCGCAAGCATCCGGGCGGGCTGGCCTCGGGCCAGCTGACCGCCTTGGAGCCGGGCGCTAGGGTCACGGCCTTCCTGCGCCGCAATCCCGGCTTTCACGCCGACCGCGGTCGCACCCCGCTGATCCTGATCGGGGCGGGCACCGGCATCGGGCCGCTGGCGGGCTTCATCCGCGGCAATGCGCGGCACAGGCCCGTGCACCTGTTTTTCGGGATGCGGCATGCGGACAGCGATTTCTTCTATGGCGAAGAGATGCCCGGCTGGCAGGCTGAGGGGCGGTTGACCCGGCTTGTCACCGCCGTCTCGCGCGGCGCGCGGCGCAGTTATGTGCAGGACGCCTTGCGCGCCGACGCGGCGCAGGTGGCCCGGCTTATCTGCGACGGGGCGCGTGTGATGGTCTGCGGCGGGCGCGACATGGCCACGGGCGTGAGCGATGCGTTGGCCGAGATCCTCGCACCTGCCGGGCTTACGCCCGCAGTCCTAAAGGCAGAGGGGCGGTATGTCGAAGATGTCTACTGA
- a CDS encoding DUF3768 domain-containing protein has product MTITAQPQTECPDPSVIAAQNDAFRKLACLGVPPAQPIQGRMHVTRSLMEAGDGFMAEAVKATGEFTTFEQDNDPEGWHDFGAVEIRGETVFWKIDLYEADSDFRYGAETPGNPVTTMRVLTVMLARDW; this is encoded by the coding sequence ATGACCATCACTGCACAGCCCCAGACAGAATGCCCGGATCCGAGTGTGATCGCCGCGCAGAACGACGCGTTCCGCAAGCTCGCGTGCCTTGGAGTGCCGCCCGCGCAGCCCATCCAAGGCCGGATGCATGTCACCCGCTCGCTCATGGAGGCCGGTGACGGCTTTATGGCCGAGGCGGTGAAAGCCACCGGTGAGTTTACCACCTTTGAGCAGGACAATGATCCCGAGGGATGGCATGATTTCGGGGCGGTCGAGATCCGGGGCGAGACCGTGTTCTGGAAAATCGATCTCTATGAAGCGGATTCGGATTTCCGCTACGGGGCCGAGACCCCGGGCAATCCCGTGACCACAATGCGCGTACTGACCGTCATGCTGGCGCGCGACTGGTAG
- a CDS encoding ParB/RepB/Spo0J family partition protein, with the protein MTTSFAPLTVAIGDLVPHAANVRSNAPETYDPENIAHLKASIAVLGLLQPLLVQKFDGKYAVLAGGRRHAALKELIAENASKGFTAKTKVDCRLVPDDCDVTTALSLAENITQAPMNAIDEFEAFARMMEVDGQTPETIAKTFGTTVAAVKGRLRYGLIHPEIRAAARAKTITLDTMKAFAEHPSQEVQREVFEALTKEDSYLQAYTVRQALKSRGVQVSDDIGAFVREDYEARGGAVAADLLEEHSVLEDAALVETILLEKLGAAAEEARIKLGFAWADAMVRYDYATMADYGRVYPGPIEPDEAAQRCVDEITAELEKLQLEMEDEGLEDGAYNALYERVDALEEEARDLQEAYSAEDLARSGVIASWSAGKVTLHVGLVRPEDTVKDEGARGSSANPTGQEAPDDGEISYPASLAEDLKTERAMALGAAMALHPEATLDLTLFKLVSDVLASGMSVTQAIKIDARKEYRSHAKMDEIDEISLEQVAAAHDALDLSWLDDARAPADQFAAFRALEAGEKAKLVAYATASTTQSCFARDRQRDSLMHAFEIEIMPDIRAHWTPNAALFNRFKKAWLLKILGEDLGLAQEAVTLASSSKKEIVAFCDKLFSEPFATLTDAQRAAVAAWCPPMMQTAGIAFDEAEPTAEAPEPDSEVAQAA; encoded by the coding sequence ATGACCACAAGTTTTGCCCCCCTCACCGTCGCTATCGGCGATCTCGTCCCGCATGCCGCCAATGTGCGCAGCAACGCGCCGGAAACCTATGACCCCGAGAACATCGCGCATCTGAAGGCCAGCATCGCTGTGCTGGGCCTCCTGCAGCCGCTCCTCGTCCAGAAGTTCGACGGCAAATACGCCGTGCTGGCCGGTGGCCGGCGCCATGCAGCCCTGAAGGAGCTGATCGCCGAAAATGCCAGCAAGGGGTTCACTGCGAAAACCAAGGTCGACTGTCGGCTTGTCCCTGACGACTGCGACGTCACCACTGCCCTGTCGCTCGCCGAGAACATCACCCAGGCGCCGATGAACGCCATCGACGAGTTCGAGGCTTTCGCCCGGATGATGGAAGTCGACGGCCAGACGCCCGAGACGATCGCCAAGACCTTCGGCACCACGGTGGCGGCCGTGAAAGGCCGGTTGCGCTACGGTCTGATCCACCCCGAGATCCGCGCTGCGGCCCGGGCTAAGACCATCACGCTCGACACGATGAAGGCCTTTGCGGAGCATCCGAGCCAGGAGGTGCAGCGCGAGGTCTTCGAGGCGCTCACCAAGGAAGATAGCTACCTGCAGGCCTATACAGTCCGCCAGGCGCTCAAGTCCCGCGGCGTCCAGGTCAGCGACGATATCGGGGCCTTCGTGCGCGAGGACTATGAGGCCCGCGGCGGCGCCGTTGCGGCTGACCTTCTGGAAGAGCATTCTGTGCTCGAGGATGCGGCGCTGGTCGAGACCATCCTGCTTGAGAAGCTCGGTGCCGCCGCCGAAGAGGCCCGTATAAAGCTGGGCTTTGCCTGGGCCGATGCGATGGTGCGGTATGACTACGCGACCATGGCCGACTACGGCCGCGTCTATCCCGGCCCGATCGAGCCTGATGAGGCTGCGCAAAGGTGCGTGGATGAAATCACCGCCGAGCTTGAGAAATTGCAGCTCGAGATGGAGGATGAGGGGCTCGAGGACGGTGCCTACAATGCCCTTTACGAGCGCGTGGACGCCTTGGAAGAGGAAGCCCGCGACCTGCAGGAGGCCTACAGCGCCGAGGACCTCGCGCGGTCTGGGGTGATCGCGTCCTGGTCGGCCGGTAAGGTCACACTCCATGTGGGTCTCGTCCGCCCGGAGGACACCGTGAAAGACGAGGGCGCGCGCGGCTCCTCAGCTAACCCGACCGGGCAGGAGGCCCCGGACGACGGTGAAATCAGCTACCCGGCCTCGCTGGCCGAGGACCTCAAGACCGAGCGGGCCATGGCCCTCGGCGCCGCGATGGCGCTGCATCCGGAGGCCACGCTCGATCTCACGCTCTTCAAGCTGGTCAGTGATGTTCTGGCCAGCGGAATGAGTGTCACGCAGGCAATCAAGATCGATGCCCGCAAGGAATACCGCAGCCATGCCAAGATGGACGAGATCGACGAGATCTCGCTCGAGCAGGTGGCGGCGGCGCATGATGCGCTTGATCTGTCCTGGCTCGATGACGCCCGCGCGCCCGCCGATCAGTTCGCGGCGTTTCGCGCGCTGGAGGCAGGTGAAAAGGCCAAGCTCGTCGCCTATGCCACCGCCAGCACCACGCAATCCTGCTTCGCGCGGGACCGCCAGCGCGACAGCCTGATGCATGCATTTGAGATCGAGATCATGCCCGACATTCGCGCCCACTGGACACCGAATGCGGCCCTCTTCAACCGCTTCAAGAAGGCCTGGCTCCTGAAGATCCTCGGCGAGGATCTGGGTCTCGCCCAGGAGGCTGTGACGCTGGCCTCGTCGAGCAAAAAAGAGATCGTCGCCTTCTGCGACAAGCTCTTTTCAGAGCCCTTCGCCACACTCACGGACGCGCAGCGCGCTGCCGTGGCTGCCTGGTGCCCGCCGATGATGCAGACCGCCGGTATCGCCTTTGATGAGGCGGAGCCCACTGCGGAAGCCCCGGAGCCTGACAGCGAGGTCGCGCAAGCGGCCTGA
- a CDS encoding VIT1/CCC1 transporter family protein produces MSRLSHSEIHMVHRIGWLRAAVLGANDGLVSTASLVVGVAAAGSGKPEVMIAGLAGLMAGAMSMAAGEYVSVSSQTDAEQADLARESRELEETPEAELEELTRIYVERGLDRDLAEKVAVQLTERNALGSHARDELGISETVTARPVQAALVSALTFAVGAVLPLIVVLLVSEAQIAPLVAGSTILGLAVLGGLGASAGGAGVVRGATRVTLWGALAMAATAGVGALFGVAVG; encoded by the coding sequence ATGAGCCGTCTATCACATTCTGAAATCCATATGGTGCATCGCATCGGCTGGCTGCGGGCCGCCGTTCTCGGCGCCAACGATGGTCTTGTCTCGACCGCGAGCCTCGTCGTCGGCGTCGCCGCAGCCGGGTCCGGCAAGCCCGAGGTCATGATCGCCGGGCTGGCCGGGCTTATGGCTGGCGCGATGTCGATGGCGGCGGGGGAGTATGTCTCGGTCAGCTCGCAAACTGACGCCGAACAGGCGGACCTCGCCCGAGAGAGCCGTGAACTCGAGGAAACGCCCGAGGCCGAGCTCGAGGAACTAACCCGGATTTATGTTGAAAGGGGGCTGGACCGCGACCTGGCGGAAAAGGTTGCCGTGCAACTGACTGAACGTAACGCGCTCGGATCGCATGCGCGCGACGAGCTCGGCATTTCGGAAACCGTTACCGCCCGCCCTGTCCAGGCGGCTCTGGTGTCCGCACTGACCTTCGCCGTTGGGGCGGTGCTGCCCCTGATCGTCGTGCTGCTGGTCTCGGAGGCGCAGATCGCTCCCCTGGTGGCGGGATCGACGATCCTTGGCCTTGCGGTTCTTGGCGGATTGGGCGCTTCGGCCGGCGGCGCAGGCGTCGTCCGTGGGGCCACGCGGGTCACGCTATGGGGAGCGCTTGCAATGGCGGCGACAGCCGGGGTCGGTGCGCTGTTCGGGGTCGCCGTAGGCTAG
- a CDS encoding DUF2271 domain-containing protein: MKSLLATLALTTALTLPGLAMARPVTLTTTLNNYGGDGAYLALYVTDASGAYVGSLWMAGGKSKYYEHLSDWYRATGGDTAQVNGITGASVGAGRSLEITLDLADALFDTGYTLHIDAAVEDMRDSPNEVAVPLTTAGAGTPVSGRRYISNFSYDM; the protein is encoded by the coding sequence ATGAAATCACTTCTCGCAACGCTCGCGCTGACCACCGCACTCACGCTTCCCGGCCTCGCTATGGCACGGCCCGTGACGCTCACAACCACCCTTAACAACTATGGTGGCGACGGCGCTTACCTCGCGCTTTACGTTACCGACGCCTCGGGCGCCTATGTCGGCAGTCTCTGGATGGCTGGTGGCAAGTCCAAGTACTACGAGCATCTGAGCGACTGGTACCGTGCCACGGGCGGCGATACCGCGCAGGTAAACGGTATCACCGGCGCCAGCGTCGGCGCGGGCCGCAGTCTCGAGATCACGCTCGATCTGGCCGACGCGCTGTTCGATACGGGCTACACGCTGCACATCGACGCGGCGGTCGAGGATATGCGCGATAGCCCGAACGAGGTGGCCGTGCCGCTGACGACGGCGGGCGCGGGCACGCCGGTGAGCGGGCGGCGCTACATCTCCAACTTCTCCTACGACATGTGA
- a CDS encoding FAD:protein FMN transferase codes for MSKMSTERARIALNGPTMGTRWSALFFADRGRDTDAIRAALQAAVDEVDKQMSTWNAESALMRINAAPVDDWVVVPEQLRAVLRLGLEIGRASGGAFDIGMGDAVTAWGFGPGAAAPEGIRAVMDAPRRPAQEVLEIEGMQLRKTAPIALDLNGIAKGYGVDRLAETLRDHGIADALVGIDGEMRAMGLRPDGEAWIIAVEAPDPDRRTPHSVLALQDAAVATSGDYRHWVEVQGRRLSHTMDPRRGAPLIASPASVTVVARTCAEADAWATALMVLGAERGADLARQRGLDALFLLCDDEGNAMGVGVGRLFSEEPAAIASAGGR; via the coding sequence ATGTCGAAGATGTCTACTGAGCGCGCGCGCATCGCCCTGAACGGCCCCACCATGGGCACGCGCTGGTCGGCGCTGTTCTTCGCGGATCGGGGCCGCGACACGGATGCAATCCGTGCCGCCCTTCAGGCGGCTGTCGACGAGGTGGACAAGCAGATGTCGACGTGGAACGCGGAGAGCGCGCTCATGCGGATCAATGCGGCGCCGGTGGACGATTGGGTGGTGGTGCCGGAGCAACTGCGGGCGGTCCTGCGCCTCGGGCTCGAGATCGGGCGCGCCTCGGGCGGGGCCTTCGATATCGGCATGGGCGATGCGGTGACGGCCTGGGGTTTCGGGCCCGGGGCCGCCGCGCCCGAGGGTATCCGCGCCGTGATGGACGCCCCCCGCCGCCCGGCGCAGGAGGTGCTGGAGATCGAGGGGATGCAGTTGCGCAAGACCGCGCCCATTGCGCTGGATTTGAACGGCATCGCCAAGGGCTATGGCGTCGACCGGCTCGCCGAGACCTTGCGCGATCATGGGATTGCCGACGCCCTTGTCGGCATCGACGGTGAGATGCGTGCCATGGGCCTGCGCCCCGATGGCGAGGCATGGATCATCGCGGTAGAAGCGCCGGACCCTGATCGCCGGACGCCGCATTCGGTTCTGGCGCTGCAGGACGCCGCCGTGGCGACCTCCGGTGACTACCGCCATTGGGTCGAGGTTCAGGGGCGCCGCCTGTCGCATACCATGGATCCGAGACGTGGCGCGCCGCTGATCGCCTCGCCGGCCTCCGTCACCGTGGTGGCCCGCACCTGTGCCGAGGCCGATGCTTGGGCGACGGCGCTCATGGTGCTTGGTGCGGAGAGGGGTGCGGACCTCGCGAGACAACGTGGACTCGACGCCCTGTTTCTTCTGTGCGATGATGAAGGCAATGCAATGGGCGTGGGAGTCGGGCGTCTTTTTTCCGAAGAACCAGCGGCAATCGCCTCAGCCGGGGGAAGATGA
- a CDS encoding heavy metal translocating P-type ATPase: MEQTRTDRFKTALLLMAATGLIVGLAFYLAGQPEVANLIWIAGVVPALAALVVEIVRSIGRGEVGLDIVAALSMSAALVFGETLAAAVVAVMYSGGTFLEAFAEGRARRSMKDLLSRVPRTATRHRNGGLEDVPLEEIAPGDRLLIRQGDVVPVDGSVTSDTAFLDTAALTGESLPVRLARGADAMSGSTNAGEAFDLTATREAKDSTYAGIVRLVEEAQASKAPMSRLADRWSLGFLVVTVSIAFAAWWFTGDPIRAVAVLVVATPCPLILAVPVALVAGLSRAAHFGVLIKGAGPLETMARIRTLILDKTGTLTDGRPQIISIDSHDGMNEDDILRLAAALDQASKHPVAQAIVTAAKAQGFTLPVPTEVAEIPGEGVLGRVEDREVIVGGDGFVASRVGRMVGDHPAKGAGSVLVAVAVDGHMAGHLVMSDPLREGAGAMLDGLRRQGISRILLATGDRADVAERVTEGLGLDGLRAGLTPDQKVLLVLSERKHGPVMMVGDGVNDAPALAAADVGVAMGARGAAASAEAADVVLLVDRIDRLGPGIEIARASRRIAVESVVAGIGLSVMGMIAAAFGYLTPVQGALLQEVIDVAVILNALRALRIAPQEPATGKPQAIISEQADIVQGATP, encoded by the coding sequence ATGGAACAGACCCGTACCGATCGCTTCAAGACCGCACTCCTGCTGATGGCCGCAACCGGGCTGATCGTGGGACTCGCATTCTACCTTGCGGGCCAACCAGAGGTTGCGAACCTGATCTGGATTGCAGGAGTTGTTCCCGCGCTGGCAGCGCTTGTGGTCGAAATCGTCCGCAGCATTGGGCGCGGCGAGGTGGGCCTCGATATCGTTGCCGCGCTGTCGATGTCGGCGGCGCTTGTCTTCGGCGAGACCTTGGCTGCGGCTGTCGTCGCAGTCATGTATTCTGGAGGCACTTTCCTCGAAGCCTTCGCTGAGGGCCGTGCACGTCGTTCGATGAAGGATCTTCTATCTCGCGTACCCCGGACCGCGACGCGGCACCGGAACGGCGGTCTTGAGGATGTGCCTCTCGAGGAGATCGCACCGGGCGATCGCCTGCTGATCCGGCAGGGCGATGTCGTTCCCGTGGACGGTTCGGTTACGTCCGACACCGCCTTCCTCGACACCGCGGCGCTGACCGGCGAATCCCTCCCAGTCCGGCTGGCGCGCGGGGCCGACGCCATGAGCGGATCGACCAACGCGGGCGAGGCCTTCGACCTGACGGCGACGCGCGAGGCCAAGGACAGCACCTATGCCGGGATCGTTCGCCTGGTCGAGGAAGCGCAGGCGTCCAAAGCGCCGATGTCCCGGCTGGCCGACCGCTGGTCGCTGGGCTTTCTGGTCGTCACCGTCAGTATCGCCTTCGCGGCCTGGTGGTTCACAGGCGATCCGATCCGCGCGGTCGCCGTGCTGGTGGTCGCCACGCCCTGTCCGCTGATCCTTGCCGTGCCGGTTGCGCTGGTCGCGGGTCTCTCGCGTGCGGCGCATTTTGGCGTTTTGATCAAGGGCGCAGGGCCGCTCGAGACAATGGCGCGCATCCGTACGCTGATCCTCGACAAGACGGGGACGCTGACAGATGGCCGTCCGCAGATCATCTCGATCGACAGCCACGATGGCATGAACGAGGACGACATCCTGCGCCTCGCGGCCGCGCTCGATCAGGCCTCCAAGCACCCTGTCGCGCAAGCGATCGTCACCGCCGCCAAGGCACAGGGCTTCACACTGCCCGTTCCGACAGAAGTGGCTGAGATCCCGGGCGAAGGGGTCTTGGGTCGTGTGGAGGACCGCGAGGTGATCGTCGGGGGCGACGGCTTCGTGGCGTCCCGGGTCGGGCGGATGGTGGGCGATCACCCCGCCAAGGGCGCCGGATCGGTCCTTGTCGCAGTGGCAGTTGACGGTCACATGGCCGGGCACCTCGTCATGTCCGACCCGCTGCGCGAGGGAGCGGGTGCCATGCTGGACGGTCTGCGCCGCCAAGGGATCTCGCGTATCCTGCTGGCCACCGGCGACCGCGCGGACGTGGCCGAGCGTGTGACGGAAGGGCTGGGCCTCGACGGGCTGCGGGCCGGTCTGACGCCGGATCAAAAGGTGTTGCTGGTGCTCTCTGAGCGTAAACACGGGCCGGTGATGATGGTGGGTGATGGTGTCAACGACGCGCCCGCCCTGGCCGCAGCCGATGTAGGCGTGGCAATGGGGGCACGGGGCGCCGCGGCCTCGGCCGAGGCCGCCGACGTGGTGCTGCTCGTCGACCGGATCGACCGGCTGGGGCCCGGCATCGAGATCGCGCGGGCTTCACGCCGGATCGCGGTCGAAAGCGTTGTCGCCGGGATCGGCCTGTCTGTCATGGGCATGATCGCGGCCGCTTTCGGCTACCTCACGCCGGTTCAGGGCGCGCTCCTGCAAGAAGTGATCGACGTTGCCGTGATCCTGAACGCCCTGCGCGCGCTGCGCATCGCGCCACAGGAGCCAGCTACGGGCAAACCCCAGGCGATCATTTCAGAGCAAGCTGACATCGTTCAAGGAGCCACGCCATGA
- a CDS encoding DUF6330 family protein, whose product MSRKEPKTLRVVCFEDGRRKIITFKRGAYWWSTSEGAYPLSAALGTIKEQGGWVETIPNPNYRPKGLFG is encoded by the coding sequence ATGTCACGCAAGGAACCCAAGACGCTGCGGGTGGTCTGCTTCGAAGACGGCCGCCGCAAGATCATCACCTTCAAACGCGGTGCCTATTGGTGGAGCACGTCCGAGGGCGCGTATCCTCTCTCGGCAGCGCTCGGAACCATCAAGGAACAGGGTGGCTGGGTCGAAACCATCCCTAACCCGAATTACAGACCCAAGGGGCTGTTCGGGTAG
- a CDS encoding ArdC family protein: protein MARSRTPKFDASEVITNEIIRIIERGVLPWREPWTAGGRSRPLRVGGEPYQGVNNFLLTMRTVMAGHSSPFWMTLPQANALDAKVRKGEKSSVVVYYGQSRKDAGDEHDHSDGDDHSEEARIFRFQKSYRVFNACQIDGLPDSFYPDPEPVPEHPPSEPIPHMQAFFDAIDITTVFTGTEAYYLPPVDKVYMPSITRFQDPRNFYGVWAHELAHATKAPHRLNRDFGFSKFGNTSYAREEIVAELTSVFLGQTLGFTAHTLEMNAAYLHNWLRVLRSDKGAIFKHAADAQRACDYLIARSEAGRAGRSAKAA from the coding sequence ATGGCCCGATCCCGCACGCCCAAATTCGATGCCTCCGAGGTCATCACAAACGAAATCATCCGCATCATCGAGCGCGGCGTCCTGCCGTGGCGCGAGCCATGGACCGCAGGTGGCAGGTCTCGTCCCCTGCGCGTGGGCGGAGAACCCTACCAAGGGGTGAACAACTTCCTGCTGACCATGCGGACTGTGATGGCGGGCCACAGCTCTCCCTTCTGGATGACGTTGCCGCAAGCCAATGCGTTGGATGCAAAGGTCCGTAAGGGCGAGAAGTCCTCTGTCGTTGTTTACTACGGTCAAAGCCGGAAAGACGCCGGCGATGAGCATGATCATAGCGACGGGGATGATCACTCCGAGGAAGCCCGTATCTTCCGCTTCCAGAAATCCTATCGCGTGTTCAATGCCTGCCAGATCGATGGCCTGCCCGACAGTTTCTACCCTGACCCGGAGCCCGTACCCGAGCATCCGCCGTCCGAGCCCATCCCGCACATGCAGGCGTTTTTCGATGCCATCGACATCACAACCGTCTTCACGGGCACGGAGGCGTACTATTTGCCCCCCGTGGACAAGGTTTACATGCCATCCATCACGCGGTTCCAGGACCCGCGCAATTTCTACGGGGTCTGGGCCCATGAGCTGGCCCATGCCACGAAAGCTCCCCATCGACTGAACCGCGATTTCGGGTTCTCGAAGTTTGGCAACACGTCCTATGCGCGCGAGGAGATCGTCGCGGAATTGACCTCGGTGTTCCTGGGTCAGACGCTCGGCTTCACGGCGCATACGCTCGAGATGAATGCCGCCTATCTCCACAACTGGTTGCGCGTCCTGCGCTCGGACAAGGGTGCGATCTTCAAGCACGCCGCGGACGCGCAGCGCGCTTGCGACTACTTGATCGCCAGATCGGAGGCGGGCAGGGCAGGGCGCAGCGCCAAGGCGGCCTGA
- a CDS encoding regulator — MAILKFSASAVAAQIAHARACKTFLPNWNGPVDRPALILIVGNGVHLRSNGIDGKTTRIVTTEQADPSFAFADGMNPFRDTDWMAQRRMAFRDLTGQFYTDILDDVQVLIDRGRGAIRLATDGHSIRVFVRRASDYLIGGTYEVPSGLGGTFRVILKDACDTFAIVQNCGNCEDFDAMQPYRVPLDALMEIDDRRAA, encoded by the coding sequence ATGGCTATTCTCAAGTTCTCTGCCTCCGCAGTTGCGGCGCAAATCGCGCATGCGCGCGCCTGCAAAACCTTCCTGCCGAACTGGAACGGGCCCGTGGACAGGCCGGCCCTGATCCTCATCGTCGGCAATGGTGTGCATCTGCGCTCAAACGGGATCGACGGCAAGACCACCCGCATCGTCACCACCGAACAGGCCGATCCGTCCTTCGCCTTCGCCGACGGCATGAACCCGTTTCGGGATACCGACTGGATGGCGCAGCGCCGCATGGCGTTTCGTGATCTGACCGGCCAGTTTTACACCGACATCCTGGATGACGTGCAGGTTCTCATCGACCGGGGGCGGGGTGCGATCCGGCTCGCCACCGATGGCCACAGCATCCGCGTCTTCGTGCGCCGGGCCTCGGACTATCTCATCGGCGGAACCTACGAGGTGCCCTCGGGCCTCGGCGGCACCTTCCGGGTCATTCTCAAGGATGCCTGCGACACCTTCGCGATCGTGCAGAACTGCGGCAATTGCGAGGATTTCGACGCCATGCAGCCCTACCGCGTGCCGCTGGATGCGCTGATGGAAATCGATGACCGGAGGGCGGCGTGA